ttggattcatcatcAATGccccctccttcatcttaccccaaacatgctcaataatgttcaagtctggtgactgggctggtcaatcctggagcaccttgactttctttgctttcaggaactttgatgtggaggctgacgtatgacgagcgctatcctgctgaagaatttgctctctcctgtggtttgtaatgtaatgggcagcacaaatgtcttgatacctcaggctgttgatgttgtcattcactctgcagatctctcgtccgcccccatactaaatgtaaccccaaaccatgatttttcctataccaaacttgactgatttctatgagaatcttgggtccatgcggggtccaattggtcttctgcagtattcgtgatgattgggatgcagttcaacagatgattcattggaaaaatctaccttctgccacttttccaaatgatcaactagaagtcaagttattatttgttgctcttatgaTGACAGgactttttgtcaggtagtgtagtctgcagttaattattaaaattgattttatattttattcatatttatttattaaaacatttgacctgaagttctaaataaagcaAGAACTATGGTCCCATATGAATGAGTTGAGTTATTATTGGTTACTTTTACAACTGACTTCAAcgacaagacttgtgtcaggtagtgtagattagAGCTATACACTTCATAAAGATCGACAATAGATTCATTTTCTCATTATCAAAAATCACGTAAACCTACAGTGGCAGAGAGAGCTCAAACAtgctgcaagttaagaaaacatgtgcaaacagaaaaacagattgagaaaacatttttcagttgccatttctgtgtggagtttgtatgttctccccgtgttggtgtgggtttcccccagagtctaaagacatgtgctgtagatgaattgggtaagctaaattgtctgtagtgtatgttctggtcctccagattgggggttgagcattgggctaacaacccacctcataaaaactaaatgttacgaaacaccaatatagtGCGGCTTAATGTCAAATTCAAAATAAACGGCACTGGGAGTAAGTAAGCGTAACAAATGTAATGTGATCATATTCCTGAGAACTTTCTTGTTGTCCCAAACGCTTTATTCAGCAAAAGTCAGAGTCAAAGATTGAATTACAGAAACGTGTCCCCTCTAGTTTTGTTTAATATGATGGTTGTGGAAGCCAAAAGTTGTCACATGGGTTGTACATGTTGCAACTGAATATTTAACCAAGcatatgtataatattatatttaaaagtgACAGATTCAAGCAGATGTTTgaagttttcataactcattcaGCTAGCCCCATCCTCAAATCTGTCTAAATAATCCACATGCATGAAAGTATAACGTTCACTGTGATAGGAGAGCTATTAAGTACAACACATCAGCTGCTGCATTCACAATAACATGCTGTTACATGAAAGCCTTACCGAGACGAAGGGCCCTCAACAGGATCCAAGAGAAGAAAGGTTCAACTCTGTGCTAACAAGGGCAGATCTTTTATTAGACAGCACACAGTTTACCTGAATAGCTGAAGGAAATTGCAGATACAACCAAAAAGGCaccaatgtgttgaaaaatactCAACACACCAGAAAACTCACGAAGGTGAAAATAAGGGCACACTAGGTAgaaaaaaagatctaaactgtatctGTCATAGCaaccacaatgcaaaaaaatacataaataaagttaaatataacCCAACATTGAACttttttagattttgtgttatagAATTCAATAAAACCAATCGCTCATACAttatacatttgttaaaataatcCTCAAAAGATCTGATCCTTCCCAAATAGACATCAACCTTACATCTTTAGACTACTCAAAAATCGTATTCTGGCTTTGCTGACAATGTAGGATCTGAACCATCTAATGGCAGTGCACTCCTACCTCGtatgtagggccagacggaatctgcggatgttttttgctatttgttTCCTAacaatctgcggatttctgcggaataattttgggagtatcataactaaaaccttaatatgcgaaataaaacataatatctttttattttatatcttttatctttttatatcttttatttagtgtttaaaatgaaaatccagttagattcactttatttggtaaacaaagcaagtctctcatataatatatctactaaaagacagaaaatactgtacaaactgcattgtacataaatcagatgaacattttcatattagtcaattatattactctaattaattaaaaaagtgaatgaatatagatttacacacatttactcaagtaaatacacagaattaatgatgggctagaaatctgcggatttctgcacgcgcagattctgtgtgggcctactcaaaTGTTGTGGAAAAGCAACATGAAAAgaccaaaaatgaataaaaactgatCCAGACCAAAAGAGAAACCATTATAACTTGATAAAGAATTGGCCTCGATGGCTGTCTGTCTTAACCATATATATGTATGCAGTACTGAGCAAATGTAGTAAGCCAAACACTGCTCTAGTGTTTATTCTTCGTTTAAAGTTGGTGTCGgacgtcattgtttttctttggccaagtatttacagtttttctcagtggctttggtgcatttctcacagcactatttacatttgcacaacagttaatgcatttctcaaaacatttagtcatttgtgctcatcatagtagcagtttctcattcctcccaacaaattacaaatgcttttggacatgcatcaactgctttcatacaactctctgccactttataacattatcatttgcttatgtcatgtcagtcaaaattaactcaacttttgaatgctgaatagtcattccatataaaactaatagtcctcatttcattacttgagtcattacatacagaaATGTTGAACTAGatatcaaaatctgtcaagcaaattttataaataaatttaaatatttttcctgaaaatgtcttctaaatcgAACAATATCATGAATGATtcacagacctgtgtatgttgtaggttcagttccaatatgtactgcaatattgtttacagttgtgcacagctaaACCCAATTGAGGTTTATGTGTGTTGTAAATTAGGGTGCATTTATTCTCAACGCTGTAAATAACAGAGCATTTGCAGTAAAgagcatttgcagtaaaaatgtgaaacacacatagtcagtgtcttgtactcagattccttactaaatgcagtgatgtctaactttactgtagttttcatatggctgtgcaaatagtatatagtgctgtcttgagcattttcaggaagcgtcaccaaaatctgaccttTTTGCATtctaaaaaatgtacagagtaaagtgtcataatgaaaacatgacaaagccatttgactctCTTCTTCATAAGCAatagtgtcaggacttttcatcttgatgacagtgacactgaatacttgcttttgaggaatgagctctccatttagagcaagtgacacgcttttgcaggttatcaactaggttttgtagtttttactaattgttttgagaaatgcattaactgttgtgcaaatgtaaatagtgttgtgagaaatgcaccaaagccactgagaaaaactgtaatattgtctGTATCATTTTCAGGTATGGCCAGTTCATGACTCTCCATGTTTATCAGCCATTTAGTTTTTCTCCAAATATGATTACACTGTTCAGGATAATTAAATTTAGACTTTAAATCAATGCAAATCAACAGAGCTATTGGAGGACTCTTTGTGCAGAAGCCACATTTAACTTATTCAGACATGTTGACGTATCTGCCCAATTTAAACATCAACATGTcattattaaagggttagttcacccaaaaatgaaaattattaaccctcaaggtttactaaccctcaagtggttcaagTTTTCCAAGATGCAACAACATTGCAAAGCCTCTGCCTTGTAAAACAATTgtaacttttgtgttcaacaacaccTGTGATGCTTTCGATTGGAGAAGTCAATATGGTGATACATCAGTTTGTCATCACCATGCACCATTCATATTAATAACCACCAAACCTTGTTAAATTTAACATAGTGTCCATCCTTACTCAGGTTTCTCTAGTATTGGTTTAGAAGACAGATGATGTACTTACCtcagaaaaacatatttctaaaggtgcagtTGACTTAAGGTGCAGTTGACCAGATGTCAGTAACATCCAAAGTAATCcatacaaaaagaaaacaaaagtaattagtttagaaattaaagagcccatattatgggtttttgaaaatgcccttccatgtagtgtgtaacacagctctaagtgaagtgaaatatccagctaaggcctaAATCTGTAAGtgaacagtgtttaaaactattgattcatctataaaagagtcgactcatagtgcttcaaacgagtcatcttgataacgagctcaggttcgaggtgaggtgtataaattgcacccagcaagctgaactggcgctctaggcgtgtgtgtctggtcctcgggtaggagtgtaatgtgtgtgtaaggcacgggtattcgcggatataactgagcgccgcgccctctctattcagccgctcctctatggacgcgccggccctgtgtgtgtgtgtgaaaagagcaagaagactgtgacaggctaggagatctcctcgccagttcttggactttttgctcaataaaatagttattcgtcagtattttctagtccatcgtctgtgtttacattcacccactggcagccaaaatccactatgaagcgtgtatgcactgtgactacttttatattgatgattagctgctgggcatttcactctgtctcgcgctgaagccttgtccgtgtcgaccaatcgcagcaggttgtcatcggtccaatcagcgcagattaacttcgtgctgaggaggggtttgggtacaaatgaatcgctgaacgattcatatgagagtcgctgggataattaggcaaaaataaatgcagattataagaccatgacagtgttttttgaccttgcatgcatattagactgttgttggagacccttacaacctaaatatgaccctatttcatctataatatgggctctttaagttatGTGACGAAGAAAGGGAGatgtaaaaaggcatggaaagcccagataGCAGGTGAAATCTGTTTTTAGAAAGCAGCCCTGCCACTcgtaaaataaatattagctgcttcagtctctACAACTACCCCagcaagcatttaaaaaaaaaaagatgtctaaACGTGggtgtcttggctaaaacaaggaaaaatctgtatttgatgactagttttggCCAATCCTTAAAAGTCTATTAAATAGATGAGACCCAAAGACCATCAAGATTTGAAGGCTATTAAATGTTGGGGAGTGGGGTTGGTCATCAATCCACATGTCTTATTTGTATGTTtggattgtttgggtttttattaAAATCTGGGTCAAGTTaatgtcaacagcttctttagagaTATATTTTCCAGGAAAAAtcgtgacgtgttcaatacttattttaggCATAAACATATAAGTCGTACAGTTTTTcaattttcaagagttcacacttagctaatgattaattataaagcttgtttggcatgctgtcccaggagagagccctgaggtcataagatcctcgagcctggggctccctcccatttgtaaggcgagaggggagtttgagctcaggtagaactcgagaactcccctgctgtagtagctaatgaacagatagtgattgctcttaagcgataactacttactaggtgcatgtctatggtgctgatttggattggtcagttaacttaagttgcatgttttggaCGGTGGTAAGAAACCGGGAAACCCAcctgagcacagggagaacgtgcaaactccgcacagaaacgtcggctggcctggtaaggactagaaccagagacgttcttgctgtgagggaacagtgctaaccactgggccaccatgccacacatctaggaaaggaggaggagtagggatggAAGGGGGGACTCTTCAAACGAAGATgactgtgatatggaacttaagGCCAGCTCACACGGtgcgatttttttatttattttttttttttcaccttgaacgattgtagcatgtcagactgcgcgaacatggctcccatgtcacactgtaagatctcagccaTCATAAAGTCCAAATGAACGACAACGAAGATGCACCAAACATGAAAGAAAACACAAAGCGTGTCTCAATTAACAAaaccagaaagaaaaaaactattttaacatTTCCCCGCGCTCATTTGAATTGTCacatggattgcgtcatcagattctgtgctcctattggttcttggattgacgctcatcacaGCTGTTGGCactctgcaggaaagtgtctgaaatcttctgacactgccagaacttcatcagaggacAAATATGATCGCAACGGGCACCAAGCAGCTGTCTGAAcatcaaaccaacgatcaaagatcacagattttaacCTAGGATTTCCGGAATCTTTTAGAATttctcaaatttgtctcagataacaaaatcgtggctgaaatctcagtgCGAGCAGGATTTAAGGGTATTTacagtggcttaggaatcatctgattggtgaatcatttattggataatgcgggaccagccacaagcaatcataagcatgtgatcctctcaaaactagtgtataaataaagtttacttatTTGTCCTTTTGACAATTTGGGGGATTTTTATCCCattactgaacaaaaaaaaacatttcaaattaaaaaaaatctgtaaacttTTAACCAATCCTCTCACAGTTGCTAGGATACAAGGCAAAGAGAACAATAATTCAATGAATACTCCAGGAATTACATTGAATAAGCAGTAAAGTTTAGCTTCCATCTCCAACATGCCAACCAGACCCGCTTTTCTTAACTCTCAAACTCACTTTTCATAAAAAAGACCAATCAAACATTGAGGAAAAACAAtgtgaatattcaaagtaatacgtattaaatgtttatttccaAAAACATCCTTTTAAGAGCAGTTATTAGATGATCACCAGTAATGCAAGAGTTACTGAAAACAGAAGACGACACATCCAACAGACAATTACACAGAGAGACCCTGAAACAGGTAGATATTGATCATTAGTAGGCCTCTGAGATCCATTATTTGTGGGCGTGTCATCCGCTGTCTAAACTGAGTCCAGATATATGGCCACTGTACAAtgcttttatttgtatgtttgggtGAACAAATGCGAACCTTTATGTATACATGTGTCAAATATCCACACTACACAATCATTTCCAGCTGTCTTGCATACTCGATGACTTGTTTGGCCAGTTCTGTGGAGGGGATGGTCACCTCCTCTGTCTTTTGATGCTGGGTGCTGAATGAGTAGTATCCATCAGGACTCTGAGTCCAGTTTCTCTGCGAAGCACAAAAGTCAAAACGTGAACATTGTATTTTCCATACATTATATCACTATTAAAAAAAGCTGGCTCtacttaaaattgtaaagcaaCTTGTTGCACAAATTTGAGTTGACTCAAACCCAACTCGTTTAACGCAAGTGCTGTAATTAAGGGTTTCTTTTGGATGtccatgttttggatgtctcctttgtcacactcattacaggtctttcagtctctgctaatgagctgatgatctgaatcaggtgtgtttggttaaggagacatggaaaatgtgcagagctggtgctcctgcaggaacgtggttgagaaactgCTGTAGTTGACTTGGTTTatgttgagtcaactcaaaaagctcTGCAGTAAGTTCACTTACAATTTTAAGCTGACTCGACTTTTTTGTCTGTTGTTTGATCTGAGTCAATCTCAAATGTTGGTTTTAATGCAAAGCTTGTGCAGTATAAATGCAAAATTCAGATTGAAATAACCAGGCAGCGGTACAGTGAAAATTTTTATGTCACCCACACAGCTGAGATCGGTGcgcaaataaatatgtaaataacatCTCGTGTTTTTTCAAATGAGACAATAAGTCGATGCACTTCAAATCAAGAAATGATTCTGCATCCATTCTGAAATTTTCTGAATACATTGCAAATCTGTCTTGAATTGATTCTCAGGTTTGTTTTTACCACCAGATCCTGTTGTATGCTAACAGTCACACTTGTTACACAAACCACTTGAATGTAAAacaatcattaataaagttaattattttattaaaaacagtttaagCAAATTATAGTGGTATGTTCaaaccagacgcggatgaagggtccagcgtgagtgatttacatattaaggcccaatcccaattttatttttgtacccctacctcttctccttaaaactgagtgtgaaggggaagggcttcaatgtttacccctaagaaatgggacagcactacaacacctgcacatcatgtcatcgtgatctcttgcttcatatgagatcaaacgatccagttattattgttattgttattattattattattattattatagaaagcgaaatttagcgttttttattttagtgttttttttaagcatgacggtaaaacacaaacacagttatgaacgtattaaaacatgtgcttgtttgttgtaaaaattcgtaataatgacaaaaaaatactaatttgtggatctccttacttccgggtgcagctatcctgccgttgtggctggtgtattctgggaaattttcttagcccttggtttcaagtgtggtcctgaaaaatcttctttcgaagggctatctaccccttccccttacccctacacTTTCACGCTAAAGAGATttaggacacccctacccctaatgggaacacgcaaaacgaggggtagagctaaggggtagaattgggtcTGGGCCAAAGTCAATGTAGACACGATTAAACATCCTGCAGTGCTATTCATACGAATGATGCGATTCGAGCAAATGACATGGTGCAAACTGGTGGTAAATGAGGAGACTCCCCCCAAATATATGTTAAGCGCTTTTAGTTTCCAGAAAATCACTATATAAATGTgaagaattaatattattaaactgaGCTTTTCAGGCGGTTGATACTCTTTACGCATTATTCGAGTGAATGGGTCgagttgaaaaatctgaactttggCGGTGATTCACACCATGTAACACCCCATTCACACAGGGCATCAGCGTCaacacttcccattcactttgaatggttGACGTCAGGCGTTGCGAAATTGCATTGTGCTTCCGTTGGCGCTGCTTCAGTGGcgtttctcaacttttcaagcgccaacggacgcatcagccaatcagattgcttcatgcaaatacaccagctcagacagtagtggattgcggactaatttcattggctgacgctgctatgacgatcgcgtcagccccaacttcagagacaccctctgtcaagcattgacgctgaagccccatgtCAATCGGGTGTTtatcaatcaggagcttgctctagtagcAGCGTGATTGTGACGTTGTGCCTATAGTTGGTGTAAtaaggggaaatcctcctgctgacatGGGACAACAGGTCATCAAAATGGGACTAGCTTAGTTGGAAATACAACTTCCGTCATCACAGAACAGCTTCTGgtggagttgatgaactcacctagctgggtgcacctctgaagaATCAAATGGATACATACACATacagcacagctactctctcaataaaatccatgtcagCCATGGAATCACCAAGCAGACCGGGTCTAATCCGGGTCTATTGTGTCACGcccaaatgaagcgagtaaaccgGGGCACTCACACCAGACACAGCTTGCACGACTACATTGCTCTATTCGCACTATACAAGTCAGAATAATAACAACCCGTTTCAAGTAAAGTGACAAGAGCAAAGCAGAACTAAATCATTAACTGCGATTATTTGTTACAGTTTACCACAACAGGACTAGTAATCATTTTTGAAAAACACATTGAACACTTACTTTCTTAGCATATTCTGTCATCTTTTTTGGAGAGGAAAAGAAAAGCACCCGCGTGGCTTCATTGAACTGAATCTGTTCATATGCTTTCTCTATACAACCTGCAATCTCATCTCTACAAACGAAACACAAGACAAGTAAATGACTCAGTAAAGACCAAATCTACCCAAGATAGTTAAAGCACTAACATTGAGATGATTAGACCACAAATATAACCCTACCGGATGGTATCAAGAAGAGTATCAATAAAGAAGGTGTAGCTCTCTGCGGGAATATTTCCTTTGGCAAGAAATACCTTGTTGTAACTGCCCTCCATCAGATACTGAAATTAAGAAAGaaaaagttaagaaaaaaaaGCAGACATTTGCTGTAGGAGTTCAATATAAGTGACATGCATCTCAAACCTGCTCTAATGAAACTGGGTGTCTGATGTAGACGTTCGTCTGGATGTCTTTCGCACTCAGTCTTTCCAGCTCTGTGTGAAATTCAGACACTCGGTTCTGAGAGAGCAGGAAGAGCAGGTTCAGTCCCAGCAACTGGTGCCTGTAGGCCGACTCAGGCAACTCATCCCTGTGACATcaaaaaggcaaaaaatttaGGCAAAAATCCCAATTCTTGTAAGTAatagtttgcagtatacaaccATTGAAAATGGATAATTATTTATGCATGTAATGGCCTCCTACAAATCCCCTAAATGTGTCTCCAATCTTTCCTTTTGAATGTACATCTCATCACACTGTTTTAGGAACCAATAGTTCAATTTGGGTattacatttttcagtttaatttttgCAACAGTTAAAGTATTAAAATTGTTAAGTAATTTACTATTTAAATCTGTGGTTGGAAATGGCAAATGTAAAGGATAtagtttaattttcattttgcaACAAACTTTGCATAGTATTaggaaaatgctattttaaatacagaaatacactGCTATTTTGCATACCATGtttcaaaatgaattttgctACTCGTATTCTTCCATACTAAATGTCCATTTAGCTAGATTTTgacaataaaaatgtgtttagaaGTGATATTCtctcttttcatttaaaaatgatccATTTTGACATTTCGGATGCACACAGCTATGATTGTCTATTAgttttgcataataaataaatagatgaacacTGCTGTGATATactcacaacaacaaaaaaagaaggaACATAGGAGACTTTTTGTTTAAAGAATAAATTCCCAGTACTGAAATGGACTAAACAATAGTGCCAGATAGTAAAAACACAGATATTAGGGGCTCTATTTTagcgatctaggtgcaaagtctacaGCGcatagcgcaaaagcattaagggtgtgtccaaatccacttttgctattttaaggatggaaaaattcgCTTTGCGCTGCTGCGCATGGCCTAACAAGGTTGTGaatattctcttaatgagttatgagtgtgttttgagcataacgtgcattaaaccagtctcatctcccattccctttaagagtcagttgcgtcgcaccatggcacatttgctatttacatggaggactttgtaagtggaaaaactgaaagttTCATTATCGAGAAAATAGTTAAACTATCTGCAGTACGAGGATAAAGaaggagcctcctccattcggcctctttactttctctttacttccgTGGAtcaggaaatggtgttgtacgcactccactgaagacatccgttagcctacatatttaattttatttgttgagcgcaaagatttgtttcaaaactatttctaaattcagttcaaatttcgagcaaacaaataaataaacaataataacgaagtgtggtaaaatagcacatgtcctattcttatgccacaAAAGGTGATGCAGACGTCTACAAAACAAGACAGGTGGACAATTCTaaacttgttttcattaaaaacaaatataaatatgcatataataaataatactgctaataataataacaacattataataaaaatgtatattgtcatgaatgaactaaAAAAGCCCCCTGCACATGAAAgtggcatggaggtagtgtttatgtatttatgtagtaaataataatctttgtaacattttaatcctctattttttttcacatgtaaagatatttgtgtattgctgtacatcctgttttgAACCTAtgtaggcgcataactaacacgctctgcgttgaattttagacctgcttttacttggtcaatggcaCTGTCCATTtctgtttctcaaaatagcaacaatagcaacaatgcaccttaacaaacctcctttatagacctgctcaccaatgagtccacaaagtgtcacaaatggatttgccatttaaacaacgtggcacaaaacgtgaaaattagggttgcgctggtctgaaaatagcaacaaatctcgCGAAACacacattgcgccgggtgtatgatagggctcttaGACTGCATCAAAATGTCTAAAACTATATAAACAACTGGAACACTATTCCTTATTATAACACCATGTCTTCACCAAACACAATTGGGCAGTCCACCAAAAAAAATCAGTGTGCATACTTATGTCACAGGCTTCAGTTTCAGATTTGATCTTCTAACATGCACAAATACAGAGTTTCCACAATGTTTCAATTCCCATGCTTATCTCCTTTTTAAAGCAGACAAACCATTTTCTATTTCCAGTGATAacgtgtgtgtatacatgttttACCTATATTTATCAGTATAAAAATGCCTTTTTCATTCCAGTTGAGCTGCCAATGCAACTACTACTGGAATATTTATTTGAATGCAAACATGATCAATAATTTGTTCTACAAACTGATGAACTCTTTTATCTCTTTTTCCCCCCAAGCACTTGTGCCACTTCTAACAGGGATTTgccactttttttcagtgtagacagTGTTAGAATCACACAGAAGGTAAGGCAAAAGCTACTTTTTCACCCATTTTTGCATCGGTCTCATATTTATAACTCAAAAACATTGACCTTCTTCTGCAAATATAGTGTCTCATGGTACTAGTATGTCATACTCATAGGCCGTTAGGTttcaataaaagctgttttttagaTGAACAAGTCAAAAATCCCAaaagaaaattttaatttatgacagCAGAGTGAGAGATGATGGAAAACTGAATTACTTGTAATCAAAGTAGTAGCATTTAAGCTGAGCCATGTAGCGTTCGAATGAGGGGATGTCTTTCTTCAGAATGCTCCACAGCGCTCCAATCTCCAAAACATCTCCTAACAGAATAACAACATCATAAAACACATTTATCAGTTGTTTCAGCAACACACATCTCATTCAAATACAAATTATGAACACTTACGTGCGAGGATAAGCTGCTGTTTGGTTAGTTTGGTCCCAGTGGTTGGTAGAAAGTTCAACTCCAACAGGGAAatctttgagaaaaaaataaaaatacaactcaATCACGCACAACACAACGGATTTAAAACATTACAGACGCATAAAATATGAGACTTAAAGGGAGTTCACACAAAAGTAAAAAACGtactatttactcgccctcaagtgattacaaacctttatgtttctttcttcagttaaacacaaaagatgatattttgaagaaaacctgtaaccattactTGCatagctgtaatgtagccatggcgggatgaatcttggt
The window above is part of the Danio aesculapii chromosome 18, fDanAes4.1, whole genome shotgun sequence genome. Proteins encoded here:
- the psmd8 gene encoding 26S proteasome non-ATPase regulatory subunit 8 produces the protein MASVLKETAGLYETLKAEWNKKNPNLNKCGELLSKLKISLLELNFLPTTGTKLTKQQLILARDVLEIGALWSILKKDIPSFERYMAQLKCYYFDYKDELPESAYRHQLLGLNLLFLLSQNRVSEFHTELERLSAKDIQTNVYIRHPVSLEQYLMEGSYNKVFLAKGNIPAESYTFFIDTLLDTIRDEIAGCIEKAYEQIQFNEATRVLFFSSPKKMTEYAKKRNWTQSPDGYYSFSTQHQKTEEVTIPSTELAKQVIEYARQLEMIV